The Aricia agestis chromosome 3, ilAriAges1.1, whole genome shotgun sequence genome includes the window ATGTCGTTCTGTTTTGTTGCGGTGTAAGCTGACACTTCGATCGGATTCCTACAGATTGTTATTATTGATACTAGGcaataacttaataatataataataatatctatggacgcttcacaccacgtcagtctggccccgtggtaagtacctgaaggacttgtgttacaggtaccagacatcggaaatatatttaatacttttatactatacatacctatatttaagatttttattatatgatacacatattattaaatacacatccatgacccaggaactttgaaaactttttgtcccgtcggcgggattcgaacccgcgacccccggcttgagctaccaacgcgctcaccactgagccacagatgtCGTCAAATAACTTGTTCCAGTATTACTCTGTATTCACTTTCCTAAAAAGTCAGCGTGCTTGTCATTGTGCAAATCAATTTAATATCGTGAGTGAGTCATTTGCTAAGTTTCTTAGctaatttactttaatttataaaGCCAAAGGAAAATTATCTCCTGGCTCTTTATCATTCTGTTCAAGAggcttttataaaaattgtgtCCTGCCATCGCTAAAGTGTCGCAAAGTAGAATTCGAGGCATTTTACAGTGAGAGGGTCTGTTGAGACCTTTAAAAACTCTTGTGATAAGGGGTCTCACCGTCATTATAACAAACTTAGGACACGAGTTTCTTTTGTTATGCTACATAATTTATATCTCGAAACATTTTGCTACAAAAATTTCTTGCGATATTTTCCAAGTTTACCTAAGGGCTCGTGTACAAACTCGATATGATATCGTATCGTGCTATGATGTGACATGGTTTCACGATGCGTTCTACGATGATATCATTATTTTACGACACGATCAAAATGtgaattgacataaacgttCGATActaatatgaagttgacgtttgACTCGTGTAATCTcaattccataatattatattttgatcggcgattctataaagaagcatGACTAGGGGCTGTCGCACCGTGAATTAATTTTGAGTCCAAGAACGATATGATATCGTGTCGTATTAATGTGTACGAGCCCTAAAACAGAGCTTTTATATGACTGACTAAATGACCTTTAGAACAAATGCTTTAGTATTTATGTCTAGTTCTCAAGGTTCAGTCGTTTCAGCGTTAAAAGCAGCTTTTGAGTCCTATTTTATAGCTATAACATTCTTGTTAGACTCCAAGACACTATTACCTATGCTTTTGGAatcttaacgcctccgtggtccagtggcttagagggCGGCTCTTGACTTTAAGATTGTGGGTTCtcttctcgcgttggaaacgtgttatttctaagtttaggacaatgcaggctgattacctAATTGTTTTACTAGTTATATTATGATCCAAGCGTCGgaagggcatgtaaaaagtcagtcctacgtctgatctctcgccagtcgtgtcggaggtccgtcccactgggtaatgaaactaaaggaatagagagtactcttgCGTACCGTGCACACTCTTgggtattataaaattactcctgcgtaactaaTTAATTTAGAAGAAATTATGCTCaatagcaataaagccgcctttgcGTTCTTGTATCTTTGCTGAATGTAATTTATGTTTGTACAATATCTTaaacgcaataaagtatattattctaTTCTAATCAAGGTTTAATGACACCGGATActatcaccgaaaccggtgtgggtgtAAAATATTACTATTAGGTTCATCGCCTAAAAACCAGTCCAcatggcgcgttgcgtcgacacAGCGCTgacgttgcgttgttttacatacaaataaccaaggtgttcacacggcacgctgcgtcgtcgcaacgcagcccccgagacgaagcagGAGGGGGTGTGgacgttaagaggattccacaccgccgtttttccatacaaacgctgtcccctgtttcctccctggataatgccggtagagttatgatttttttcctgaatatctatggcatgtccctatgttttcttttttttcataatttaattattaaaaaagataagaacgtccaaaaacccaaaaaaatggccagattttcgtctgtgttcaaacacccagaaaacaaaactggctagaatatacaaaaaaaataaaacatagaaacacagctcaagccttgttttaattcttaatgaaaaaattacttaaatcggttaagttttggagaaggaatcagcggacaacgaatcgaagattttctgttattttattagaacttttgtcgtgttgtctctatcgcgctctgcggtgggagacttgagattggtgagacagcaatacattttcaaatacctattttcaatttctctcgcccctggtgtatcctcttaatactgcttcgtaataacgctgtgatgacgcagcgcccgagTGGCCgactatgcgtcaaacggcagcgctgcgtcgacgcaacgctgttgcaacgcgccgtgtggacatgCTCTTACTACTAGTTTGTACTTACTTTATGTGGTTTATGGTGGCTCCAgggtatcaataatattataagtaaattatCAGTAAGATGATACAAAGCTAGAAAGGCTTCTTTATCGTATACAAATttatgcccgcaactctgttgcgtaaaaagttttttatccctcaagaaccgtacatattttcctgaataaaaagtatccctataatattatgtccttttccgatactcaaagtatctctatatcaaatttcatctaaattggttcagcggcttTAGCGTAAAGAAAAAATAGatagagagacagacacacttttgcatgtATAATATTTGCATCTAAGATAACTTTTAGAAAAAGAATAAATCTAAAGAAAAACAAATGTATAGgctaataaaagtaatttattatttggattgtgttaggatttaacaagtTTAATACTCGTCCTGGTAATGAATAGACTCATTCGTCTCAATCAATTTAAATACGATGTGTTCTGTGACGTGGGtctaatataattaattgttcTGAGGATGGATTCGGGGGTAAAACGTAAAACCATAATTGATGCATGGAGACGGTACTCGTAGCAGGTTTTAGCACAAAGATTTAGAAGGGGGGGAAATATTTCTAATTACTAGTGAATTTCCTGGTGTAATGAAATCATTAATGATCATTAATGATTGGCAGAATCGGGTATGCAAGTTTATTAAGGCTGGCAATACACATACAGCTCTTGAAATGCTgtgagtgcccatgggcgacgatagttgcttcccattaggtgacccgttcaCTCGTTTTCCcgcttattttataaaaagaaataaagttCTCTCTCTTCACAACGATAGAAAATGTTGTTGACTCCAAATGAAGAATAttctttcaatattttattttatggccctaatatatttaatattatgcctTATACGCTGTGGTTCAGGATGGTAAATATAAAGATTTTATAATAGTAGGGGTGCCTGAAAATAACGCagtcaaattatattatgttttatttaagcTGTAGTTTACAATCCTTAACAACATGCAGTTTCCTCGAAACGTAAATGCCAATGATAACTTACAATTATTTACACTCACTAATTACAAACTGGTACGTAAAATTTACAAACTGGTACGTAAAATTTACAAACTGGTACGTAAAATTCTTCTTCGAAGAGAAAAGCGGGTTCACCCAAATAAATATAGATATCACATATCCGAAAGTAAACACCAATAAGAAATTACGTACATTAAAACATTATGCTCGTAAAAATTTTACACAGTCACCTATACTTACACTTACGGCTACATATAACAAAATGATTATTCCGGTACGTAGTCTGAGTAATGTGAAGGAGTCAGTCTTTACCTCACTAAAGTAATGTACGTAACTAAACCTGACTATGCGTAAATGTGTTCGAAGAGTAGCAGTCGTAGTCGGAGAATCGCGTGAACTTGTTTTTGTTCGTCAGCTTACTGACCGTGCCGCTCAAGGGTTTCGAATTTTCTCTGCCCTTCAAATCGCTCTTCCTGTATCGTTTACCGGACAGCAGTATCTGGAGAATCTTCCAGAAATTAATATCATTCCACGAAACGGACGTCCGGCGATCTCTTTGATCCTTGAGGAACGCGTATATCGAATTATCCGGGCCGATATCGGTAAAAACATAAACCGTGCTCTTCGCCTTCAACATTTCgcctctaattttttttatgttcacaTGACTGTAAGCCGACGTTAAGTAGTTCGGGGAGAATATTACCAATATTGTGTCGGTTTCACCGGGTCTGTTTACGACGCTCTCGGCGGATATGGGTTTGTGGATCGGCCGCATCTGTACGTTCAAATTGGGCTGCTCTTTCAGAGTCGGCATTATCTCTTTGAACACAAACTCCTCGTCCTTGTCCGAGTACTTCACTATGATATTTTTACATCGATCGTTCACTCGCTCCTGGTGGGAAAATCGATGCATCGTCTTCTTGATCATTGAATGGATTTGATTTCGGTAAAGCGAGTATATGGTCACCACTATTATCGATAACAATAGAATTGATGTAATTATCGATATGAAAATAATGAACCGTAGGTAGCACGTTTCTTTTGTCCAGATGGGACAATGGGCTAACGTATTATCCTTTACCtggaaataaatataatttacgttcatatgcaataaattaacaacaataatttatgtaaCGCGTGTTTTATTCGCCCTTTATAAAATCATTTatctcaaatattatattttgtaacaagaGCAAAAAGTGaaggtacaaaataatatgaaacaacattatgctggaataaaatgaaaaaaaaagtaaactgATTGTTTACAATGTTTCGGAAGATCTTACAACTTTTTATTGTTTAACGGTAGATAATTGATATAGATTGTCTATAGAGCTTACCTTAGATTTTACACGTCCCCTCAAGAAGTctaaaaacttaaaattgtCGCATTTGCATACGAGTGGATTATTTAACATCCACACTTCCTTTATTGGCTTCTTCAGTAATTCCTTATAACGGTTTTTATTTGTTGATTCTGTTTCATTTTCATGATCCACCTAGTTGaaaattatacaattaataataagaaCACCTATGTAttgttgaaatattattttagatatACTTTTTtagcaatataataatttaaaaatattatttttgcctattttttccACGTCgtacaataataaaaagtatttgttATTCGTgggtgtaataattttattctcgacgctattttaaaaattgttccCAATGCTATAGGTTACTTACCCAAAGGTGTGTAATATCATTGGAACTGATATCCAGGGACTCGTGTCCATTGCTCCACCAATCATCGTACGCCATCTTGAATTGATTGTGGCTTAAATTCAGCAACCTCAAGCTGTAAGTGTGAGCGAACGGAGAAATCCTCTTTACGGTCCACGAGTTGTTTTCCAATTCCTTGTTTTCGAAATCCAAGCGATTGTACGCGAATGATATGGACATTCTTTGTTTATTGTTGATGAATAAGTATGAGGATATTGTTTTCAGATTATTGTGTTCCATATTTAAATATATCAAGCTGAGTAAAGATGAAAATGTTTCCCTGTAAAAAAGAAGGCAGTATTAATTTTTGATATCGATGATATTTTAAGTATTACAAAAggtaaaataatgttatctaCCGAGTTACCGACTTTCAAGCAGTCGTAAATAACAGCAAAGTtgataagttttaaatattccaactgaaaaagtttaaaaacaacTACACTCACCCAGAAATTTCTTCAATAAAGTTAAAGCACAAATTCAATTTCTCCAACCTCACTAATGATGAGAATATTTTTGACTCCAGTCGCTTTAAACTATTGTGGCTCAAGTCTAGCTCCAGCAAATTTATTTGGTCGTTAAAAGTTGACTCGGAAAGCATTCCGATATCATTATGCGCTAACGATATATTTGTTATGAGCGCGGAGTTCACGAATACGTCGTAAGGTACATTTTCAATTCCACTCCTTTGAATATAAACCTGCTTCAAGTTCGGTAAACTACCGAATAAACTTCGCGGAAGTTCTCTCATTTTTACGTCGTTGTTAAGTATTATAACAGTCTCGAGCTTGTTATTAGTCAAAAACAGATCTTGAGGCAGCGATGAAAACTTGTTCGAGAATAGCGTCAGTTTCTTAAGTTTTCTCAGAGGTTTGAAAATTGACGTCGGCAGCTCGTTCAATCCGTTCGAGCTGAGATCCAATTCCTCCAACACATCGACGCCCGAAAAGAAATCTTTCGAGAACCACGTCACGTTACTTTGCCACAGCGAGAGCTTTCTGAGGAGGCTCAGATGCGAGAACAAATTAGCCGACATATTCGTCATGTGATTGTGGCTTATTTCCAGCGTTTCCAGTTTCTCGAGCGGCTTGAACAGCTCCTCAGATAGGTTAATATTGTTGCATCTTATGTTCAGCCACGTTAAATTGTTCATGTCAACAAACAAATTATCGGGCAAGTGAGTTAGCCCGTTCACCGATAACAATAATTTAGTTAGATCTTGTAAGCCGCTAAAGTGGCGTCTACTAAAGTATCCGGACAGCTTTTTCGCATTCTGATATATCAGCGACATCGTTTTGGACACCCCCATCTGGTCGAGGACATCTCTGAAGGACGACGCCGGGAGCGGGCAGTCCTTGAAGCTGACGGACTTGAAAGTCATCCGATCGGCGCACTTCGGCAGCCGAGTGTAGTCCAGAGTGCTCGCGTTCTCGCATTTTACGTTAATGTATGTGTTCGGCAGTAAATTTATCTTCACAACTCTCCCTGGGAAAGGAAATTGGAATGTCAATACGTAAAACAATGGAAGCTTTTAGGAGCGCACCGAGTACACTCACCGTCGATGTTGCAGTTGAGTTCCACAGAGAACGTGCCCCCGCAAACGCAGTTAGGGTGACTCGGGCACATCACCCGGGCCGCTATCACGTGTACTGCTAATGCAATTATTAGCACACGTAGGATCCCCATTTTGTATGAATCGCATTCCGTTCTTCGAATTACTTTTATCTTCGGTTGAGGTTTCTGTAACAATATGTAACCTTTAGTCTCAAGTATTCATTATGTCATTGCTAATTTAAGTACGCTTGTGTCTTTTGTCTAAAGAATTATGTGTAGAACTTCTATGCTAAGACCTTCATGAAAGATTTTAAAGCTACGCtaacaaagaaaatattttaaaacggcTGAATCTAACCTTGAGTAACTTTAAATGGAACTGAACACGAATGGTACACAGTCCATTAGCTTATGCGATCGATACACGTAACTTTGTTCGACAGAATATTcgaacaataattaatgttcttaaaataaatagaatGTCCCTTTATTTGGTTAGTTTTGGATATCATTACTTAAGTTTCTGCAATCACTTTTATGTCTTGAATACTTtctataaaaattgtatttttttaatatctgggttcagcaatataatattgtctaaTAGGTAATCAAATAAGAATACACTCTCggtcataatttcaaaatattggaaatagatattataaataaattaaaaaaagtaatgaattCAATCTACGTCTTTGAAAAATCATTGACCTCGCAAAGCTAATTTCAAGACCTTTCCTAAAAGCAAGCAAGTTTACTTTTTCACGGTCGCAATCCTGAAATTCCGTACTCGAATCGAGTTCAACCTCATGTAATTGACACACGGGGACAGGGAATGTACCAATTAACGTTTTCATTATTCATGATACATCCCACCTTTAGGTATGTTTTGGTGATGAGGGTTCCGCATTAATAGGACGGAATTGGTGATAGAAGCTATACAATTATACACTTAGATAGAGAATGATTTATTCAAGGTATAATAGACACGTACCTCGTATTTAGTACCTTTTAAGTGTGGTTCAGGTATTTTGACATGCTATCAAACATTTTAGTATATTCAAGGTAAGTCTCAAAATTTCATGTTCATATTGTACTACGTCGAAATAATATGTTGAATGAAAATTATCTGAATAATTTGTGGTTGAAGTTCACATATCCATAATCCATATACTTGGCTTATAtcaaatttcatattttaatctgAAGTTGTATGCCTCCATTCGCAATTTGGACTTTAGCAATCTTATGTTACAATATGTATATTCAGAGAAGTTGGTTCCTAGGCAGATagtgcaattttgtcgcgttacgtcaaacctagccgtCAGATCACGACTATTACTatattgacataacccgaccaaatgatgtaTGTTCGTGAACTgccaggaatcaatttcttcgatagttctatcagaaaagttgattcataggcagatggcggacctacgtaattcggTCGTGTTATGTGAAACCCATCCGATACATTACTGCCGTCATAAGAAAAAAGGCCGCAAACCCACAAAAGCACTTTTTGAGAAAACGCGAAAAAACCTGCGAAACTTAATTTTTtgaaacaaaagataaaaatatttaaatattgtcacatAATTGCAATATTTGTTACGTATTATCtatgtatattatttcattagaatgacgttacaaaatttaaaaaaacggtAAAATGTACTTAACGTATTTATAACGTTATTTTCGCTATTCATTAAATGAatagcgcattcattgaatgacacatttaattgaatgaccaaaggacaactcgtcaaaatattgactgtaACATATTTTAACGTCTTGACTAAAAGTCACTGAAGTCGTTAAATGGGATATTACAATGATTTTAAGTAGCCAATTATGGGGTAGTAATAGATAAATACACgctgtcatattattttattacaaataacgcaatataaagtaatatttaatcAAAAAATATCAATACAGTTCGATCAACTGTGCgagctgtttgacgccatatttttttgttgactactagcgccgcagtgggaaaaaataaaattcattctTAATTACCTGACTGATTTCATGTCCGCTATCTTAAAAGAGCAGCTATGTTACAAATCGCTAACTAGTTGAACGTTGTTTGATGATTGTTCAGTCAACGTTCGAccgagtcattcaattgaatgcgCTATTCATTCATTCGAATCGCAGAtttaaccagatgactgcgacacaTACATTAGGACTAGAGAGAACATAGTTGTTGGCAGAACAAGACACGAAGGGCCATTCAGATAGGGCTGATTTAATGTAGCATTGTTTCATTAAGATGAACAGATAACGTCGTAACTATCTTCTACATTGTGCTGTTCCTAATGTTCATTTGAATACGCCATGAATTAGAGATACGTTGTGAAACGTATGCGCAAACATTAGCTATTACTGGATGTTGTACGTTCGTTGCACTAAAAtatatcacgcgggaaccgtgcatttttttagatatttcaaatcaaatccataccaaatttcgtcaaaatcggtttaccttttaagcgtgaacagataacagatagacacatgGAATGGCAGCAGTTGTTTTTGTTTGCTGATAACTAAAATTTCAGagtattgaataataattacagtaaaaaaaatacaatacaatttataaagaatttttctttaaatactgAGCTTAAGACTTCCTCATCTTTTAATGATTCCTTAAAATACCAACTGAGGCTTCTGAGTAATATTAATAGTCAGGTTATTATCGGTTGGTCGTTAGTTTGTTAGGTTGGAATTACGGAGTTCCGGTAACAGGCGCGTGAGACCGTAATTTCTGGAATCGCAATATACAATAATGGTAAACCGATAGCGTTAGCTCTGGATATTCAAGATGCTTGCTAGAGTATTCCAGGGCGATTTTCGCCTTTAACGCCTTTGTTTTGACTAACAAGAAACTGAATATTTAGTACGATAATAATAGAAAGGTGTtttagtaacaataattataactttaaatttaacgGCAAAAATAATAAGACTAGacgacgcctgcaactctgttgcgccaaaaactcgtttatcgcacgggaactgttttttttttcaggctgaaaagtatcctaagtaAGGGCTTGTGTTATGCCCCGATAAAGTTATCAAGACATAAAGTATCTCcgaaccaaatttcatctaaattggttcagcggtttaatcgTGAAGAGGCAGATACACTTTTgcaatcacaatattattaatccTCCGTCGAAGGACTAGGAGAAGTCCACGGTTGAGTAAGAATAAGTTTTATTTAGCGCAGGAGAAAGTCGATAGCCTGTCGTCTGCGAGTGTCGGTCGTGTCACTTGCATTATTTTTACTCTgggaataaaattttaactccCAGCTCGATAAAACTATTGAGATCAAGAACATAAGCTCTAAACTgtgtgtttttataaaatataacttcaGGAAAATATTACGTTATAGTCGCATCGCGAAATGTaggtaaaatttttaaaatttctttggCTTTGTTGAAAAGTACCTATCTTCTTATTACATGGtgtttaactattttatttggatacaATCTAACTGCCGCACTGAGAGACGATCATCAATTACTGAActgtaattaaaagaagattttaacataagccccatacattatctgtcaaacgatTCATTGAATTGAAgttaaatcatcattaaatgtctctgagtacggccgtAAATCATGGAAAGGACACGTATAGTtcatcccaaaaaaaaattagcacGAGCCAAtctacttaagaggatacaccaggggctagagaaatgaaaaaaaagtacgtgtaatatctatagctgtctcccttacctcaagcctataccgcagaacgcgatagagacaactgcagaaaatcaacgattcgttgtcccctgattccttctccaaaacttaaccgatttaagtacttttttcactaaagattaaagaaaagcttgagctgtgtttctatgttttattttttttgtaaaatctagccaaatctgttttctggatgtttgaacatagcggaaaatttggccattttttgggtttttgtacgttcatatcttatttaataatcaaattatgaaaaaaatgaaaacaaaaggacattgtattagtggccgtagatattcaggataaaaattataactctactagcattatacaaggaggaaacaggggacaacgtttgtatggaaaaaagggcggtgtggactcctcttaacttcTAGcacaaaagtaatttaggtaTTTCAAACATGTCACATTCACAGCTAAAAAAGGACCACAGAGAATTCTAATTCCCAGTGAGTTCCAATTATCAGGAACAGCAAGACACTTCAGAACTTGATTGAAGAGTGCGGCGTCACCTCACTCTATATAAACGAATGTGGTTTCATCCCAGCGTGATAGGATTATTTCATCATCAAGCTTGTGGGTGCTATCTATACTAAGCGTTATTCCTCTGCTTCATTCAATAATGAATAAGAATCTCGTGGGAAGCAAACATCGATTTACTAttttaagacgctccccctacgaaGATGcagtaatttaccgtttttagagtcttattaactcataatttgaatgCTACAAGATTACAATAAAAATGCAgctgtttattatactcatgatatcagctttcAAAGTGAtaccaatttattgaaattccctccctagtatttacaaattacggttatttgaaacacacgccaataaatcgacaatttcattaactacatactggacgtttgaattttttgaattttgaataagtaaaaaaaatggattttggagcgatctcggcaacgcggcaaatttatggtcaaggtcgtttgctcagagGATGCCCTTCACTGCTAATGCCCAGTTTCTGAGGtgttttgacaggagtttatctttttactagcgttgttgattggttaatttttaatcgacttccaaaaaggaggaggttataatatgttcggctgtgggtTTTTTTTGACACTAGCCAATAAAAAACAATAGTAAAAAGATAAACTCCGGTTAAAAAACCCCAGAATCTGGGCATTAGTCATTTTGATTTCGAATTGAACATTTTTGTGGTTGACTAAATGACTAAACAATacacattttgatattttattttataataatatcaatattattaatgcaatACCAaacgaatatattttaatgattataaatatagattaaGAATAGATATGTTTTACCTTACTTATGATACGTAAATTAACcttacttatgagttatgatatGATACCTAAATGTGAAAAATATTTGCGAATAAAACAAGATAAGTCTGCAAAAATACGTAACATTTTCTCAACTCGTTCAAGTTTCCCTAATTTTAATGTAAGATAATTATGAAGTTTGATGTCGAGAAATTTTAACAGCCTATTAAATGCGAAGTCTCAACATGTATCCTAATTAGATGAACATGATATTGAGggtaagttacataatattacaagctACAAGTGACTCGTGGCTAAATTTGGGAAGTAAACTTCTCATCGAGTTGATATCCATAGACTAATGCACACAGCATCGGTATATTCGTGGTCCTTAACAAACTTATGAATTGAGACGTAAGTGAATATTGTAGTGAATAACTAACATTATATATAAcgatacatatatattttgtatgtagggggtttcgggggcgataaatcgatctagctaggaatcatttttagaaaatataattttattcgtgttttatcgaatacccagcaaagctcggtcaaatagctatatacatatatacaagaattgctcgtttaaaaatataagataaggaCAATAACTCCTTTTCCCCTTTCAATTTGagcaaaccttgtaacttacctgaTTTATCATTTGGGTAATATGATATGATCTGGTAAtacataaaatcatttttttatttcaaattattttatcgaTCCTGAAGATTCCATTATGCAAAAAAcgtaaattttcaaaatttttgttagttATTTTATCCATACTTTATACATTTTCAATTGTGGTCAAATTACAGAAATTCTGTCACAGCAAAATTTTTATGGAGAACTTgggtttacaataataaaaatttcaaaagttcGATCTCATGATATTTTAATAGGTTTCTGGCTGACTTCACTGTCCCGTAGCATTGATGTTATAAgttttatcaatataatat containing:
- the LOC121725330 gene encoding protein toll-like, producing the protein MGILRVLIIALAVHVIAARVMCPSHPNCVCGGTFSVELNCNIDGRVVKINLLPNTYINVKCENASTLDYTRLPKCADRMTFKSVSFKDCPLPASSFRDVLDQMGVSKTMSLIYQNAKKLSGYFSRRHFSGLQDLTKLLLSVNGLTHLPDNLFVDMNNLTWLNIRCNNINLSEELFKPLEKLETLEISHNHMTNMSANLFSHLSLLRKLSLWQSNVTWFSKDFFSGVDVLEELDLSSNGLNELPTSIFKPLRKLKKLTLFSNKFSSLPQDLFLTNNKLETVIILNNDVKMRELPRSLFGSLPNLKQVYIQRSGIENVPYDVFVNSALITNISLAHNDIGMLSESTFNDQINLLELDLSHNSLKRLESKIFSSLVRLEKLNLCFNFIEEISGETFSSLLSLIYLNMEHNNLKTISSYLFINNKQRMSISFAYNRLDFENKELENNSWTVKRISPFAHTYSLRLLNLSHNQFKMAYDDWWSNGHESLDISSNDITHLWVDHENETESTNKNRYKELLKKPIKEVWMLNNPLVCKCDNFKFLDFLRGRVKSKVKDNTLAHCPIWTKETCYLRFIIFISIITSILLLSIIVVTIYSLYRNQIHSMIKKTMHRFSHQERVNDRCKNIIVKYSDKDEEFVFKEIMPTLKEQPNLNVQMRPIHKPISAESVVNRPGETDTILVIFSPNYLTSAYSHVNIKKIRGEMLKAKSTVYVFTDIGPDNSIYAFLKDQRDRRTSVSWNDINFWKILQILLSGKRYRKSDLKGRENSKPLSGTVSKLTNKNKFTRFSDYDCYSSNTFTHSQV